In Larimichthys crocea isolate SSNF chromosome VII, L_crocea_2.0, whole genome shotgun sequence, the genomic stretch CTCCATCAGATGCTCCAGCTCAAGTCCTTCTCTCATATGGTTCTGACCGGAGAAGGATGGCGAAGGTGAGAAAGACGGCGAGGAAGACAACGGGCTGAACGAGGAGAACGAAGGCAGGCACTTCAGGTTCTGgttgagagagagggagaaggggtgctgaggggaagagggagaataggaggaggaggaggaggaggaggggaaaggcGGTAGGTACCGTAAAAGGTCATCCCCAGCCGGGTATCCGCCTCCATTGCCTAGGAGTCCAAGCACACCCATGTCCCTCTCCAGCAGGGACGTGTCTATATCCTGGAACAGATCCTCCACAGTGAGATCACTGAGGTAGCTCGACCTCATCACCTCCACGCTGCTCTCCCGCGGCCCGtactcctcctgctgctcccaGCTTCCCCCGTAACCTCGGCCTCCCTGTTTCGCCCACGCCGCGCCTCCCTCGGACGGCGCCGACAGGTTCTCCAAGGACCTGAGAGGCGTCCGCGGAGCTGCCTGTGGGCTCACGTCGATGGTGGAGTCCAGTGCAGAGAGAATGGAGGAGATGGCGGCTGAAAGGGAGAAATCGGGATCCGTGGACATCGATCCCCAGTCCTCATCGTCATCTTTCACAGACGGAGGGCTGTTTGACGCACCTGAGTGGCAGCTTGCTGGAGACCTATTTGTAGCACAATTTGACAAGTAATTTAGAGACACCAGAGGGCAGCCGCTGAGAGCTGAGTGGCTGTTAGCAAACATCACAGACGACTGGTGTATTGCTGCAGCGGTTAAGAAGCTCTCCTGCAGCGCAGACGAAGAGCTACACTGTGGCTGGGACACCTCCATGTCTACGGAGGGCGCCCTACAGGCCTCCATGCTGACCTGCCGCAGTGTGTTGGCGATCAGGACAGACCGCCGCAGGCTGGGCGCGGGCAGCTCCTGGCCACGCTGGTACTTGTTGAGGGAGACGGAGAACACAAACTGACGCTGGCTCTCCCAGAACGGGCTGCTCCGGTCCGACACCTCCTCATCGTCCTCTGGGGGGAGTTTACGCTTCTGCCCCTTCATGATCATCTTCAAACTGCGGAGCAAGACatgaaaatcagattttttattattattatgagatGAAACAAGCAGCTGcttaacattaaattaaactgtatCTACTCAAACTAAAGCGGATCAGGAGGATTTGTTTGATTCTTCTGGTTTTAAATCAGTAATTAAACGTTCAGACAGCCTGTGATTAACCCTTTAAAATAATTACGTTAAATACCCTTCGacacataaatgtgtgcatgaacatatcaagctataaaaatcttctaaattaatattttatatttgtttagaCCAGCATCAGTCCTAATCATACATATCAAATACTCatgactttcttttatttttaacccttAAATGGCCGAGTGTTTGTCATGATGCACCTTCATTTtttggtctaaaaaaaaacacaaaaaattactttttttcaaTATACTTAAAGCAAACTGAATTATTAATCTTTTGATTATTGCATCTTGGTGTTTGTCAAAGATTAgcagcaatatttatttatatgcattatttatttttttgtagtgtCATATTTCATGAAATAATTACGTTAAAGACCCTTCGacacataaatgtgtgcatgaacatatcaagctataaaaatcttctaaattaatatttttttgatttttttttttaaatatttgtttagaCCAGCATCAGTCCTAAtcatacatatcaaatattaatgactttcttttatttttaacatcttACAGCTACTGATCAGGAAtagtaataattaatttaacCTGCTCGTGGTTTTACATGAACAACaaaagtttttaaataattcaggaGAAGTCTGACTGAAGTTCATGTTTAGTCTAAATGGATTTACTGCGtgtttattacagtttattagttaattaaaaatgactaaTTAATACCTTGTTGTAATAAGGTTTAATGTTAAACTCATGGAGCTCTGTAGCATTAGTCACCAGCTCGCTGTGTGGGGGTTGTAACGTTTCTCTCATCGCGTAGGAGGGAAACAGAAAAGTAACGTACGACTTAAACCGACTTAAATCTGTTTGATTAACGAGACGGAGTCGAGTAAAGTCGTGTTAAATCAGACGGTGAACTCTGAAGTTTGAAAGTAAATCATGAGAAAAGCAAACAGACCTGGTGAATCACTTCCCGTCTCTCCTCTTTAACTTCACGTCGGTTAGCACGTCGGTATGCCGCCGCCTCTTCGACCGAAAAACACGAAATCAACTTCAAACTTTCGGCTGAGTtcattaagaaagaaagaaaaaagattttaaaaactcGTTCAGAacaaattaaagtaaagtaagtctAAAAAGTCAGGACCCGGCTCGCTAACCGACCGATCCGATCTTCTCCCGCCCGTGATTTGAGTTTCACGCCAAAACGTTTACAGTTGGGGGTTGGATGCTGCGAGGGGCATGCTGGGTAATGTAGTTTACGCACGTCACATGCCATCACATCATTTTGACATCACAAAAACCCGAACACGCTTTAAACTGGTCACATGggtaatttaataataataataatataattcatATGAGTCTGCAGGCTCGTTAATTCACCCTCTGCCTGATTTATTAACGCGCAGACCGGTTGTCAGGCTGGTTATTATGTAATTTGCATAGCACTAATTCCTTAATGATTACATCATCACATTATCTTTAAGTACAAAGTCACACaagacattgtgtgtgtgtgtgtgtgtgtgtgacagttactgtgtttgctttgcagTCAGTATTTGTTGGctgtaataaaatacatttagacCGTTAAAGCGattattaaatcaaaacagTGATTTTAAATGGACACAATTCCACATGATAAATCGGCTGCACACCCCTGCAGTACACTTGTACACGTCCATAGGAAAAGTGCATTTGACTGTAATAAACGGTGCAGATCAGAGACAGAGTTATTTACCTGTGGACAGTCGCAGTCTTCAGCTCAGCTGACAAAACTTCGACCGTCGTTCAGCGACAACATGTCAAAGTTTCGATTTAAATTCCAACTCTTTCCTTTCCGCCACAAGAAGAACCAGTGAgtcaactttaaaaaacacttttagcTCCTCCTCGTCTGTGCATTGGACGGCAGAGAGAAACGTGAAGGTGCCAGGACGTTCAACAACATCCGgcactttatttcactttatatatatatatatatgtatatatatatatatatatatatatatttatgactTTATACATGTATAATGGATTGCTCATTCAAATACTTACcctgatatgttttaaactgtttaaaaccATAACAGCTGTATGATATGATTCAAATCACAAGATGTCTATTCTTCTTATTAAtgttatcttattattattctagtGTATGTGTTCTGTAGGCTCAAGTTTCATGAGCATCCAAACTAATCTAATAGTATAGA encodes the following:
- the sertad3 gene encoding SERTA domain-containing protein 3 isoform X1, whose protein sequence is MIMKGQKRKLPPEDDEEVSDRSSPFWESQRQFVFSVSLNKYQRGQELPAPSLRRSVLIANTLRQVSMEACRAPSVDMEVSQPQCSSSSALQESFLTAAAIHQSSVMFANSHSALSGCPLVSLNYLSNCATNRSPASCHSGASNSPPSVKDDDEDWGSMSTDPDFSLSAAISSILSALDSTIDVSPQAAPRTPLRSLENLSAPSEGGAAWAKQGGRGYGGSWEQQEEYGPRESSVEVMRSSYLSDLTVEDLFQDIDTSLLERDMGVLGLLGNGGGYPAGDDLLRYLPPFPSSSSSSSYSPSSPQHPFSLSLNQNLKCLPSFSSFSPLSSSPSFSPSPSFSGQNHMREGLELEHLMEILVES
- the sertad3 gene encoding SERTA domain-containing protein 3 isoform X2; the encoded protein is MIMKGQKRKLPPEDDEEVSDRSSPFWESQRQFVFSVSLNKYQRGQELPAPSLRRSVLIANTLRQVSMEACRAPSVDMEVSQPQCSSSSALQESFLTAAAIHQSSVMFANSHSALSGCPLVSLNYLSNCATNRSPASCHSGASNSPPSVKDDDEDWGSMSTDPDFSLSAAISSILSALDSTIDVSPQAAPRTPLRSLENLSAPSEGGAAWAKQGGRGYGGSWEQQEEYGPRESSVEVMRSSYLSDLTVEDLFQDIDTSLLERDMGVLGLLGNGGGYPAGDDLLRT